The following is a genomic window from Streptomyces chrestomyceticus JCM 4735.
GCAGCCGCAGCGCGCCGCGCACCGCGGCGCGGACGGCCGGCCTGGGACGCTCGTAGCGGAAGGCGTTCAGCAGGGCGTCGTCCAGCAGCGCCATGCTCGCGCCGCGCACCACCGGGGCCAGCGGGCCGTACCAGCCCGCCATCAGGCCGAGCGTGGCGTCCGAGACCCGGCGCCCGCCTTCGTCCCAGCCGAAATGCGCGTGCTCGTAATCGTCCAGGCAGCGTTCGAACTCCTGGAAGTCCCGCGGGATGCCGTTGATGCCCATATGGCGCCCGAGGGTGCGGTAGTAGACGGCCGAGGCGTGCTTTTCGTGCTCGCTCATCCGCCGCCAGCCGAACTGGTCGAGCCAGCGCTTGGGAACCACCACGAAGGTGCACAGCACGTACCGCATGTCGTCGTTGCTGATGTCGTAACCGCGGTGCATCTGGTTGATGCGGCGGATCGCGGTCCGGCCGTCCTCGCTGTCGAAGCCGTGCTCCATCACCGCGTCCAGGAGGAGCGCGGTGTCGTCGTAGCGCTTCTGCGTACGGTCCGTCAGCTCGGCGGTTTCGGCCAGCAGCCGGCCGATGCTGGGAACGGCGTAGGTGCGGTAGAGCGCAAGCTCCAGGGCGCGCGCGACGTCCCACGGGAATTCGTACGTCGTGGTGATGCGGTGGATACGCAGAAAGTCCCGTTCCGGGTCCAGCCGCTGAATCTCCTTGAGCCAGTCGTACCGCCGCACCGAGTACCCGCCCTTTCGTCGTCGGAGTTCCCATCGTAAGCATGACGGGCACACTGGAACGACCGGAACGGGAACCGGGAATGGGGGACACGATGACCGGATTCTTGCGTGAAATCTCCGAATTGTTCCGCGACCTAC
Proteins encoded in this region:
- a CDS encoding oxygenase MpaB family protein; the encoded protein is MRRYDWLKEIQRLDPERDFLRIHRITTTYEFPWDVARALELALYRTYAVPSIGRLLAETAELTDRTQKRYDDTALLLDAVMEHGFDSEDGRTAIRRINQMHRGYDISNDDMRYVLCTFVVVPKRWLDQFGWRRMSEHEKHASAVYYRTLGRHMGINGIPRDFQEFERCLDDYEHAHFGWDEGGRRVSDATLGLMAGWYGPLAPVVRGASMALLDDALLNAFRYERPRPAVRAAVRGALRLRAKSVRLLPPRRRPHYARQNPEIKGYPNGFTIADLGTFPQGRPSGGCPVPH